The following are encoded together in the Brassica napus cultivar Da-Ae chromosome A9, Da-Ae, whole genome shotgun sequence genome:
- the LOC106420086 gene encoding leucine--tRNA ligase, cytoplasmic-like, with the protein MASEKKSSVRRDRLLEIEVAVRKWWEDEEVYRSESRKDLPKDGEKFFATFPFPYMNGYLHIGHAFSLSKVDFASAYHRLRGANVLLPFGFHCTGMPIKASADKLSREIQKFGNPPVFTAEESTKEVKEVEEESDNPALPGQFKGKKSKVAAKSGGQVYQWEIMRSFGLTDSEIARFQDPYEWLYYFPPLAVEDLRAYGLGCDWRRSFVTTDVNPFFDAFVRWQMRKLKAMGKIVKDNRYTVYSPFDGQPCADHDRASGEGVQPQEYTLVKMEVVKPFPVKLGPLEGKNVFLAAATLRPETLYGQTNAWVLPDGKYGAYEINETDVFVLTERAARNLAYQNFSKIPQKPSCLLELTGHDLIGLPLRSPLGVIEIIYTLPMLTILTNKGTGIVTCVPSDSPDDYMALHDLKAKPALRAKYGVQDEWMPTDIIPIINIPEFGDRTAEKVCFDLKIKSQNDKEKLAEGKKLVYLKGFTDGTMIIGEFAGRKVQEVKPIIKTQLIESGEAILYSEPEKPVMSRSGDECVVALTDQWYLTYGESEWRSMAEECLSKMNLYSEETRHGFEHTLSWLNQWACSRSFGLGTRIPWDEQFLVESLSDSTLYMAYYTVAHIFHEGDMYKGSKSLVSPQQMNDEVWEYLFCDGQYPKSSDIPSDLLSKMKQEFDYWYPLDLRVSGKDLIQNHLTFFIYNHTALMASRNWPRGIRCNGHIMLNSEKMSKSTGNFRTLKQAIEEFSATATRFSLADAGDGVDDANFVFETANAAILRLTKELTWMEEVLAEESSLRTGPPSTYADKVFENDMNIAIRLTEKAYKDCLFREALKNGFYDLQAARDEYRLSCGIGGMNHDLVLTFMDVQTRLIEPICPHYAEYVWRKLLKKEGCVVTAGWPASNEPDLVLKGANKYLQDSIVLMRKLLQKQLLGSKKAAKKAQVTAVAEEKLKGLVYVNEQFDGWRAHCLNILQSKFDQQTRSFAPDAEILAELREVLQKEGQAENFKQIQKLCMPFLKFKKDEAIAIGGQALNLKLPFGEMEVLQSNMDLIKRQLGLEEVEIYSASDPNDVAKAGPHASLLKQNPPSPGSPTAIFLNR; encoded by the exons ATGGCATCTGAGAAGAAAAGCTCCGTGAGGAGAGATCGTCTGCTCGAGATCGAGGTCGCCGTACGCAAGTGGTGGGAGGACGAGGAAGTGTACAGATCCGAATCTCGTAAGGATCTTCCGAAAGACGGAGAGAAGTTCTTCGCGACGTTCCCTTTCCCGTATATGAACGGTTACCTCCACATCGGACACGCCTTCTCGCTCTCCAAGGTTGATTTCGCCTCTGCTTATCACAGACTGAGAGGAGCTAACGTGCTTCTTCCGTTTGGGTTTCATTGTACCGGTATGCCGATTAAGGCCTCTGCGGATAAGCTTTCTCGGGAGATTCAGAAGTTTGGGAACCCTCCTGTGTTTACTGCTGAGGAAAGCACCAAAGAGGTTAAGGAAGTTGAGGAGGAGAGTGATAATCCGGCTTTACCGGGGCAGTTCAAGGGGAAGAAGTCAAAGGTGGCTGCGAAGTCTGGTGGACAGGTGTATCAGTGGGAGATTATGCGTAGCTTTGGGCTTACTGACAGTGAGATAGCGAGGTTTCAAGATCCGTATGAGTGGTTGTACTACTTTCCTCCGTTGGCTGTTGAAGATCTCAGAGCGTATGGATTGGGTTGTGACTGGAGGAGGTCGTTCGTGACGACCGATGTGAATCCGTTTTTCGATGCGTTTGTGAGGTGGCAGATGAGGAAGCTGAAAGCTATGGGGAAGATTGTGAAAGACAATAGGTACACGGTATACTCACCTTTTGATGGCCAGCCTTGTGCTGATCACGACCGTGCGTCTGGTGAAGGTGTTCAGCCTCAGGAGTATACGCTTGTTAAGATGGAGGTAGTGAAGCCGTTTCCTGTGAAGCTGGGTCCTTTGGAAGGAAAGAACGTGTTTTTGGCTGCAGCTACTTTGAGGCCTGAGACTTTGTACGGTCAAACAAACGCATGGGTGTTGCCTGATGGGAAGTATGGAGCTTATGAAATCAATGAAACTGATGTCTTCGTCCTTACTGAGAGAGCTGCACGTAACCTTGCCTACCAGAACTTTTCGAAGATCCCTCAGAAGCCTTCCTGCTTGCTTGAGTTGACCGGGCATGATCTAATTGGACTCCCGTTGAGGTCTCCTCTTGGGGTTATCGAGATCATCTATACTCTGCCCATGTTGACCATTCTGACCAACAAAGGTACTGGCATTGTCACCTGTGTCCCTAGTGATTCCCCGGATGATTACATGGCTTTACATGACTTGAAAGCAAAGCCTGCTCTTCGAGCAAAATATGGTGTGCAAGATGAGTGGATGCCCACTGATATTATACCGATTATCAACATTCCGGAGTTTGGGGATAGGACTGCCGAGAAGGTCTGCTTCGATCTGAAAATCAAAAGTCAAAATGATAAGGAGAAGCTTGCAGAGGGTAAAAAGTTGGTGTACCTGAAAGGATTCACCGACGGAACCATGATTATAGGAGAGTTCGCTGGTAGAAAGGTTCAAGAAGTGAAGCCCATTATCAAGACACAGCTCATAGAGTCTGGCGAGGCAATTCTATACAGTGAACCCGAGAAGCCGGTGATGTCAAGATCTGGTGATGAATGTGTTGTGGCTCTTACCGATCAGTGGTACTTAACCTACGGAGAATCAGAATGGCGTAGTATGGCTGAGGAATGCTTGTCAAAGATGAATCTTTACTCTGAAGAAACAAGACATGGCTTTGAGCACACTTTGAGCTGGCTCAATCAGTGGGCTTGCTCACGGTCTTTTGGTCTTGGAACTCGCATTCCATGGGATGAACAGTTTCTTGTCGAATCTTTATCTGATTCCACTCTCTACATGGCCTATTATACTGTTGCCCATATCTTTCACGAGGGAGACATGTATAAAGGCAGCAAGTCATTGGTTAGCCCTCAGCAGATGAATgatgaagtttgggagtatctCTTCTGCGATGGCCAGTACCCAAAATCATCTGATATTCCATCAGATCTTTTGAGCAAGATGAAGCAGGAGTTTGACTACTGGTACCCGCTGGATCTTCGAGTTTCAGGAAAGGATCTAATCCAGAATCATCTGACGTTTTTCATCTACAACCACACTGCACTAATGGCGTCTCGTAACTGGCCTCGTGGTATCAGATGCAATGGTCACATCATGCTGAACTCGGAGAAAATGTCGAAGTCAACTGGCAATTTCAGAACGCTGAAACAGGCTATTGAAGAGTTCTCCGCTACTGCTACAAGGTTCTCTTTGGCTGATGCTGGTGATGGCGTTGACGATGCAAACTTTGTATTTGAAACTGCAAATGCTGCGATTTTGCGCCTGACAAAAGAGCTAACATGGATGGAAGAGGTTCTGGCTGAAGAATCCTCCTTGAGAACGGGCCCTCCATCTACATATGCTGATAAAGTGTTTGAGAATGACATGAACATTGCTATCAGGTTGACTGAAAAAGCCTACAAGGATTGTTTGTTTAGGGAGGCACTTAAGAACGGGTTTTACGACTTGCAAGCTGCTCGAGATGAGTACAGGCTCTCTTGCGGCATTGGCGGCATGAACCATGACTTGGTACTGACCTTTATGGATGTGCAAACACGCCTCATTGAGCCAATCTGTCCTCATTATGCAGAATATGTTTGGAGGAAGCTTCTGAAGAAGGAAGGCTGTGTGGTAACAGCAGGCTGGCCAGCATCAAACGAGCCAGATTTGGTTCTCAAGGGTGCTAACAAATATTTGCAGGATTCTATCGTCTTGATGAGAAAGCTTCTGCAAAAACAGCTCTTAGGATCCAAGAAGGCTGCGAAGAAAGCTCAAGTGACAGCAGTGGCAGAGGAGAAGCTGAAGGGCCTTGTATATGTGAATGAGCAGTTCGATGGGTGGAGAGCTCACTGCCTCAACATTCTGCAAAGCAAATTTGACCAACAAACCCGTAGTTTTGCCCCTGATGCAGAGATACTTGCAGAGCTGAGGGAGGTATTGCAGAAGGAGGGACAAGCTGAAAACTTCAAACAGATTCAGAAGCTTTGCATGCCTTTCCTTAAATTCAAGAAGGACGAGGCAATAGCTATTGGCGGTCAGGCTCTAAATTTGAAGCTACCTTTTGGAGAGATGGAAGTTCTTCAGAGTAACATGGACTTGATCAAGCGGCAGCTTGGTCTTGAAGAGGTTGAGATCTATTCTGCAAGTGACCCTAATGATGTTGCTAAAGCTGGTCCACATGCTTCGCTCCTGAAGCAGAATCCTCCATCTCCTGGCAGTCCAACCGCTATCTTTTTGAACAG GTAG
- the LOC106420088 gene encoding probable serine/threonine-protein kinase At1g09600 — MGCKFSKGIRANDSISNQNIDNNNIVKERRSKRNTKTSKKKKKPASSSIANVGSEETQGFINANNNKEEATLKLLIPIDAKNPNSISSNEEGGENKKVNLERKSSRSVFQRREALQQPRMTRISSVSNGERGAQVMAGWPSWLASVAGEAINGWIPRKPDSFEKLEKIGQGTYSSVYKARDLETNQIVALKKVRFANMDPDSVRFMAREIIILRRLDHPNVMKLEGLITSRVSGSMYLIFEYMEHDLSGLASTPGVKFSEAQIKCYMKQLLHGLEHCHSRGVLHRDIKGSNLLLDQNNNLKIGDFGLANFYGPHQKQPLTSRVVTLWYRPPELLLGSTDYGITVDMWSTGCILAELFNGKPIMPGRTEVEQLHKIFKLCGSPSEEYWKRAKLPDATIFKPQHPYKRCVAETFKSLPSSALALVEALLAVEPDARGTTALALQSEFFTTEPFASEPSSLPKYQPRKESDVKLREEEARRKKGTSSKQNESKQVSRESKANGELLPSIQKPQGQSSQTGLSEKLNTNEDAALKSGTTENGYTRYGLSSVNRSGENVMMGSSRSPRKELRTQRSFVQRGAPQLSKFSNSVAARDASHFSVANPGWLEDSYSNNKGDGDWSQRLLVKPKYSTKDKESIRGHGEKIERMNYSGPLVSNGGNLDDMLKEHERLIQLAVRKARDKKTNRDDNGQTQACLAV, encoded by the exons ATGGGCTGCAAATTCTCCAAGGGAATACGAGCAAATGATAGCATCAGCAACCAGAACATTGACAACAACAACATTGTCAAGGAGAGAAGAAGCAAGCGTAATACAAAAAcctccaagaagaagaaaaagcctGCTTCATCCAGCATAGCCAATGTAGGATCTGAGGAAACACAAGGCTTTATCAATGCCAACAACAACAAGGAAGAAGCCACCTTGAAGCTCCTAATACCCATTGATGCCAAGAATCCAAACTCCATATCATCTAATGAGGAGGGGGGTGAGAACAAGAAGGTAAATCTTGAGAGAAAATCTTCCAGGTCTGTCTTCCAGAGACGTGAGGCATTGCAACAACCTAGGATGACTAGAATAAGCAGCGTTAGTAATGGAGAAAGAGGTGCTCAGGTTATGGCTGGTTGGCCTTCTTGGCTAGCTTCTGTTGCTGGAGAAGCTATCAACGGTTGGATTCCACGCAAGCCAGATTCTTTCGAAAAGTTGGAGAAG ATTGGACAAGGGACGTATAGCAGTGTGTACAAAGCCAGGGACCTAGAGACTAACCAAATAGTTGCACTGAAGAAAGTGCGGTTTGCTAATATGGATCCAGACAGTGTTCGGTTCATGGCAAGAGAAATCATCATCCTTAGAAGGCTTGATCATCCGAACGTTATGAAGCTTGAGGGTTTGATCACTTCCAGGGTATCAGGGAGTATGTAtcttatatttgaatatatggaACATGATCTCTCAGGCCTTGCTTCAACACCTGGTGTTAAGTTCTCTGAGGCACAG ATTAAATGCTATATGAAACAGCTGCTGCATGGTCTAGAACACTGTCACAGCCGAGGTGTATTGCACCGTGACATCAAAGGCTCGAATCTTCTCCTCGACCAAAACAACAATCTCAAAATTGGAGATTTTGGTCTTGCCAATTTTTACGGGCCCCACCAGAAGCAGCCTCTCACTAGCCGTGTTGTAACTTTGTGGTATCGTCCACCTGAACTCTTGCTAGGGTCAACGGACTATGGCATTACTGTAGATATGTGGAGCACAGGGTGCATTCTAGCAGAACTATTCAACGGGAAGCCTATCATGCCTGGAAGAACTGAAGTAGAACAACTACACAAGATCTTCAAACTCTGTGGCTCACCTTCTGAAGAGTATTGGAAAAGAGCGAAACTTCCAGACGCTACCATCTTCAAACCTCAGCATCCTTACAAGAGGTGTGTAGCTGAGACGTTTAAGAGTCTTCCATCTTCAGCTTTGGCTCTAGTTGAGGCTCTTCTAGCTGTTGAGCCAGATGCTCGTGGAACCACTGCTCTTGCCCTTCAGAGCGAG TTCTTTACCACAGAGCCTTTTGCAAGCGAGCCATCAAGTTTACCAAAGTACCAACCGAGAAAGGAAAGTGATGTGAAGCTTCGAGAGGAGGAAGCAAGACG AAAGAAAGGCACAAGCAGTAAACAGAATGAGTCAAAACAAGTATCAAGAGAATCTAAAGCCAATGGCGAGTTACTACCATCGATACAA aaaccTCAAGGGCAGAGTAGCCAGACAGGATTGAGTGAAAAGCTCAATACTAATGAAGATGCAGCACTGAAGAGTGGAACCACAGAAAACGGATACACGCGGTATGGTCTGTCATCGGTTAATAGAAGTGGAGAGAATGTCATGATGGGTTCGAGTCGGTCACCAAGAAAAGAACTGAGGACACAACGTTCTTTTGTTCAACGTGGAGCACCCCAATTGTCAAAGTTCTCAAACTCGGTAGCTGCTAGAGATGCATCACATTTCTCGGTAGCAAATCCAGGGTGGCTTGAAGATAGTTATAGTAATAACAAAGGAGATGGTGATTGGTCTCAACGTCTGCTGGTTAAACCCAAATATTCTACAAAAGACAAAGAATCCATACGA GGTCACGGTGAGAAGATAGAGAGAATGAACTACTCAGGGCCATTGGTTTCTAATGGAGGAAACTTGGATGATATGTTGAAAGAGCATGAAAGACTGATTCAGTTAGCTGTTCGAAAAGCTCGGGATAAGAAGACGAACAGGGACGATAACGGACAGACTCAAGCATGTCTTGCAGTGTAG
- the LOC106420089 gene encoding 60S ribosomal protein L21-1-like: protein MPAGHGVRARTRDLFARGFRKKGTIPLSTYLRTFKVGEYVDVKVNGAIHKGMPHKFYHGRTGRVWNVTKRAVGVEVNKQIGNRILKKRLHVRVEHVQQSRCAEEFKLRIRKNDELKAAAKARGETISTKRQPKGPKPGFMVEGMTLETVTPIPYDVVNDLKGGY from the exons ATGCCGGCAGGACATGGAGTTCGTGCTAGAACAAGAGATCTGTTCGCGAGGGGGTTCAGGAAGAAGGGTACAATTCCACTGTCCACCTACCTAAGGACCTTCAAGGTCGGCGAATACGTCGATGTCAAAGTGAACGGTGCGATACACAAGGGTATGCCTCACAAGTTCTACCACGGTCGTACTGGTCGCGTCTGGAACGTTACCAAACGTGCCGTTGGTGTCGAAGTCAACAAACAG attggaaacaggatcttAAAGAAGAGGCTTCATGTGCGTGTGGAGCACGTGCAGCAGTCTAGATGCGCGGAAGAGTTCAAACTGAGGATAAGGAAGAACGATGAGCTCAAAGCTGCTGCTAAAGCAAGAGGCGAGACAATAAGCACCAAGAGGCAGCCTAAAGGACCCAAACCAGGATTCATGGTTGAAGGTATGACCTTGGAGACAGTCACTCCTATCCCCTACGACGTCGTCAACGATCTCAAGGGAGGCTATTAG